Proteins encoded together in one Actinomycetota bacterium window:
- a CDS encoding VWA domain-containing protein, translating into MSRHGAAAFLLSLAMLFALSSQALAQDGTVSGNKTAGPGDIPCDGSTTVTLTLDGQTGIAGNPVDIVLVLDRSGSMEDAMNDLKNGASTFVDIIDEATDGNLDGTIANGSRVGVVSFADTATVNQALTGDAGAVVSSINGLLAFGATNHEAAFQTAQNELAGSQPANDKIMIMFTDGQTTVGGDPNNDAAAARAAGTEIFAIGLGDVNAGQLNNWATDPDGSHVFITPSSSELEAIFEAIGAAIVVPAATGITVTDTVNGHFSVSGAAASKGTVNQAGNVLTWTIDQLDTETVTLTYTATHNPALPGGAEQVNDSVTYIDAEGHTVNFPSPTVNVRGCAATIDLTPPTATNELGTADTSHTVTATVEDDFGDPVEGVDVAFEIQSGPNAPGGDSGVTAADGTTDFTYTGVQGLAGRGQDDIQACFTNGAGTQVCDDATKDWVDTTPPVVQCVETTNPAGNVPAAGANPKSGQNPDGFYELVAADAVDPNPQLTVSDDGSSA; encoded by the coding sequence GTGAGCCGGCACGGAGCGGCGGCTTTTCTGCTGTCGCTGGCCATGCTGTTTGCGCTCTCATCGCAGGCGCTGGCGCAGGACGGAACGGTATCCGGCAACAAAACGGCCGGCCCGGGGGACATCCCCTGCGACGGGTCGACCACCGTAACCCTGACCCTCGACGGCCAGACCGGCATCGCAGGGAACCCGGTGGACATCGTTCTCGTGCTGGACCGATCCGGCAGCATGGAAGACGCGATGAACGACCTGAAAAACGGAGCATCCACCTTCGTCGACATCATCGACGAAGCCACCGACGGGAACCTTGATGGGACGATTGCCAACGGCAGCCGGGTCGGGGTAGTGAGCTTCGCCGACACCGCAACGGTGAACCAAGCGCTGACCGGGGACGCCGGCGCGGTCGTATCGTCCATAAACGGCCTCTTGGCTTTCGGGGCGACCAACCATGAGGCGGCGTTCCAGACGGCACAGAACGAGCTTGCCGGGTCGCAGCCCGCCAACGACAAGATCATGATCATGTTCACCGACGGCCAGACCACCGTCGGCGGGGACCCCAACAACGACGCAGCAGCGGCCCGGGCCGCCGGCACCGAGATCTTTGCCATCGGGCTGGGCGACGTGAACGCCGGTCAGCTGAACAACTGGGCGACCGACCCGGACGGCAGCCATGTCTTCATCACCCCGAGCTCGAGCGAGCTCGAAGCAATCTTCGAGGCCATCGGCGCCGCCATCGTGGTTCCGGCAGCCACCGGCATCACGGTGACCGACACGGTGAACGGCCACTTCTCGGTGAGCGGAGCAGCAGCGAGCAAGGGAACCGTGAACCAGGCCGGCAACGTCTTGACCTGGACCATCGACCAGCTGGACACCGAGACGGTCACCCTGACCTACACGGCCACCCACAACCCGGCCCTGCCCGGCGGGGCGGAGCAGGTCAACGACTCGGTCACCTACATCGACGCCGAGGGCCACACGGTCAACTTCCCGAGCCCCACCGTCAACGTCCGGGGGTGTGCGGCGACGATCGACCTCACGCCGCCCACCGCAACCAACGAGCTGGGCACCGCCGACACCAGTCACACCGTTACCGCAACAGTCGAGGACGACTTCGGCGACCCGGTGGAGGGAGTCGACGTGGCCTTTGAGATCCAGTCCGGGCCGAACGCTCCGGGCGGCGACTCCGGCGTCACGGCGGCCGATGGGACCACCGACTTCACCTACACCGGGGTCCAGGGCCTCGCGGGGCGGGGGCAGGACGACATCCAGGCCTGCTTCACCAACGGGGCCGGCACCCAAGTGTGCGACGACGCAACCAAGGACTGGGTGGACACCACCCCGCCGGTGGTGCAGTGCGTCGAGACCACCAACCCGGCGGGCAATGTCCCGGCCGCCGGCGCCAACCCGAAGAGCGGGCAGAACCCCGACGGGTTCTACGAGCTCGTCGCCGCCGACGCCGTCGACCCGAACCCACAGCTGACCGTGTCCGATGACGGCAGCTCGGCG